The Cydia fagiglandana chromosome 4, ilCydFagi1.1, whole genome shotgun sequence genome has a window encoding:
- the LOC134663349 gene encoding uncharacterized protein LOC134663349 yields MLESEEDERTILDYFNTNEYCWRAVLRYVHVKDLIRTERASRRWQEVVLTYLKGARICITIGKYNINEEPNVCRLNRSSFNSFESWTKKKELGSLVVAAYCVGLKNLEIIKENCRNIEALELQDVQCRAPKQLRPHNLRDNFKRLQQLTLISCSITDSCVNQFVADKALEGLKFYDCDALTGACFKKMNLSNLKSLEIDMCSGFESQHMLPAFDRLSELTKLNLCNISSEFLEEIQVGLDKMPKLEKLDLNNDQTIRGEECGEQLSRLARLKQLRLAYQMSDEDIEAITRCCTELVILDLSDCRSMWRDSVRSIWKNAGARLTSLTLGRYYYLKDADVVALIRGCPNLTELAVSGTRQLTRRLPARAAAARRAAAPGRVLQLDLSFTNLSSSLCVEDTDADGPYPDVLRKKYEGLDIIFIEI; encoded by the exons ATGTTAGAATCAGAAGAAGATGAACGGACGATTCTGGATTACTTCAACACTAATGAGTACTGCTGGCGCGCCGTGCTGCGATATGTGCATGTTAAAGACCTCATAAGGACAGAGCGCGCCAGCCGCCGGTGGCAGGAGGTAGTGCTGACGTACTTGAAAG GAGCACGAATCTGTATCACAATtggaaaatataatattaatgagGAACCTAACGTCTGTAGGTTGAACCGTTCATCATTCAATTCATTTGAGAGTTGGACCAAAAAGAAAGAACTGGGCTCCTTGGTTGTGGCCGCTTATTGCGTTGGTTTGAAGAATCTAGAAATTATCAAAGAAAACTGCCGGAACATAGAAGCCCTCGAG CTTCAGGACGTGCAATGTCGAGCACCAAAGCAACTGCGCCCACACAATCTACGTGATAACTTCAAGCGCCTGCAACAGCTCACGTTAATATCGTGTTCG ATAACAGACAGCTGTGTGAACCAATTCGTAGCAGATAAAGCCTTAGAAGGACTAAAATTCTACGATTGTGACGCTTTGACTGGTGCTTGCTTCAAAAAAATGAACTTGTCAAATTTAAAGTCCCTTGAGATTGATATGTGTAGCGGTTTTGAGTCCCAACACATGCTTCCAGCCTTTGACCGTCTTAGCGAGCTGACGAAGTTAAACCTGTGTAATATTTCTAGTGAATTTCTTGAAGAAATTCAGGTTGGGTTGGATAAGATGCCGAAATTGGAGAAGTTAGATCTGAATAATGATCAGACAATAAGAGGGGAGGAATGCGGTGAGCAACTGAGTCGGCTGGCGCGGTTGAAGCAACTCAGGCTGGCGTACCAGATGTCTGACGAGGACATAGAGGCGATCACGCGGTGCTGCACGGAGCTGGTGATTTTGGATTTATCAGACTGTCGAT CAATGTGGCGCGACAGCGTACGCTCGATATGGAAGAACGCGGGCGCGCGCCTCACGTCGCTCACGCTCGGGCGGTACTACTACTTGAAGGACGCCGACGTCGTGGCGCTCATCCGCGGCTGTCCAAACCTCACG GAGCTGGCGGTGTCGGGCACGCGGCAGCTGACGCGCCGCCTgccggcgcgggcggcggccgcgcggcgcgccgcggcgcccGGCCGCGTGCTGCAGCTCGACCTCAGCTTCACCAATCTCTCGAGCAGCCTTTGTGTg GAAGATACGGATGCCGATGGACCATATCCAGATGTTTTGAGAAAGAAGTACGAGGGCTTAGATATCATATTCATCGAAATTTGA